A region of Vitis vinifera cultivar Pinot Noir 40024 chromosome 13, ASM3070453v1 DNA encodes the following proteins:
- the LOC100247208 gene encoding zinc finger CCCH domain-containing protein 48 isoform X2, protein MDVKRVQYRTPITGGGRGRGYGKKGAVCKYWLQGRCNRNPCKFVHGEVPKSINYMYQRTMHAHHQTSKQPSHGGRPNSKRSSVGTTNKGDGTLTKNPDHEPKQSSSLTSQEDGTEENGTAKHSHGNSDPEHQDSSFLTSRGDAISQKDTQQSLILDTCNDGDKCQCLNSWFMGEGVSMLAQLEGHKKAVTGIALPLGSDKLYTGSGDGVARVWDCHTGQFVDGLDLGSEIGCLISDDSWIFVGMRNLVKAWNIQTATEYSLDGPVGQVYALETTGIDMLFAGMQDGGILVWKYNPETNSFQLITNLKGHTCDVISLKVGRQSLYSGSKDNTIRKWDLDTLQCAQTLTGHSAAVMSLLCWENCLLSCSLDQTIKAWAYTKDGCLEVIHTHNEEHGVLALFGMHDADNKPILFCSCNDNSVHLYELPGFTERGKIFAKQGVRAIESGPGGLFFTGDGAGGVALWKWLHKQIAEADCTE, encoded by the exons ATGGATGTCAAAAGGGTTCAATACAGAACTCCAATAACAGGAGGAGGACGAGGACGAGGATATGGGAAGAAAGGTGCTGTTTGCAAGTATTGGCTTCAAGGGAGGTGCAACAGAAACCCCTGTAAGTTTGTGCATGGGGAAGTGCCAAAGTCTATCAACTATATGTATCAACGGACTATGCATGCCcatcatcaaacatcaaagcaGCCGTCTCATGGAGGCAGGCCTAATTCTAAGAGGTCATCTGTCGGAACTACAAATAAAGGAGATGGAACCCTGACCAAGAACCCTGACCATGAACCTAAGCAATCATCCTCCTTAACAAGTCAAGAAGATGGAACAGAGGAAAATGGAACTGCAAAGCATTCTCATGGAAATTCTGATCCTGAGCATCAAGATTCGTCTTTCCTAACAAGTAGAGGAGACGCAATTTCCCAGAAAGATACCCAGCAAAGTTTGATACTGGACACCTGCAATGATGGAGATAAGTGCCAATGTTTGAATTCATGGTTCATGGGAGAAGGGGTTTCAATGTTAGCCCAGCTTGAAGGGCATAAGAAG GCTGTTACTGGGATTGCACTTCCATTAGGCTCAGACAAGCTTTACACTGGAAGTGGAGATGGAGTTGCTCGGGTTTGGGACTGCCATACTGGTCAGTTTGTTGATGGGCTCGATCTTGGTAGTGAAATTGGATGTTTAATTAGCGATGActcatggatatttgttggAATGAGGAACCTTGTCAAG GCCTGGAACATTCAGACTGCAACTGAATACAGTCTCGATGGACCAGTTGGGCAAGTTTATGCCTTGGAGACGACGGGTATAGATATGCTTTTTGCTGGCATGCAG GATGGGGGCATATTGGTATGGAAATACAATCCTGAAACCAACTCATTTCAACTCATTACAAACTTGAAAGGTCACACTTGTGATGTGATTTCACTAAAAGTGGGACGGCAGTCTCTGTATTCTGGGTCAAAGGACAATACAATACGA AAGTGGGACCTTGACACATTGCAGTGTGCTCAGACACTAACCGGCCATAGTGCAGCCGTAATGTCTCTTCTTTGCTGGGAAAATTGTTTATTGTCTTGTTCATTGGACCAAACAATTAag GCTTGGGCTTATACTAAAGATGGTTGCTTGGAAGTTATCCATACGCATAATGAAGAACAT GGTGTCCTTGCACTGTTTGGAATGCATGATGCAGACAATAAACCAATATTGTTTTGCTCTTGCAATGATAATTCTGTCCACTTATATGAATTACCAGG CTTTACTGAGAGGGGCAAGATATTTGCAAAACAAGGAGTTCGGGCGATTGAGTCAGGTCCGGGGGGTCTTTTCTTCACTGGTGATGGAGCTGGAGGGGTTGCTTTGTGGAAATGGCTTCACAAGCAGATTGCAGAGGCTGACTGCACAGAATAG
- the LOC100247208 gene encoding zinc finger CCCH domain-containing protein 63 isoform X3 codes for MLHIAMDVKRVQYRTPITGGGRGRGYGKKGAVCKYWLQGRCNRNPCKFVHGEVPKSINYMYQRTMHAHHQTSKQPSHGGRPNSKRSSVGTTNKGDGTLTKNPDHEPKQSSSLTSQEDGTEENGTAKHSHGNSDPEHQDSSFLTSRGDAISQKDTQQSLILDTCNDGDKCQCLNSWFMGEGVSMLAQLEGHKKAVTGIALPLGSDKLYTGSGDGVARVWDCHTGQFVDGLDLGSEIGCLISDDSWIFVGMRNLVKAWNIQTATEYSLDGPVGQVYALETTGIDMLFAGMQDGGILVWKYNPETNSFQLITNLKGHTCDVISLKVGRQSLYSGSKDNTIRKWDLDTLQCAQTLTGHSAAVMSLLCWENCLLSCSLDQTIKAWAYTKDGCLEVIHTHNEEHLY; via the exons ATGTTACATATAGCGATGGATGTCAAAAGGGTTCAATACAGAACTCCAATAACAGGAGGAGGACGAGGACGAGGATATGGGAAGAAAGGTGCTGTTTGCAAGTATTGGCTTCAAGGGAGGTGCAACAGAAACCCCTGTAAGTTTGTGCATGGGGAAGTGCCAAAGTCTATCAACTATATGTATCAACGGACTATGCATGCCcatcatcaaacatcaaagcaGCCGTCTCATGGAGGCAGGCCTAATTCTAAGAGGTCATCTGTCGGAACTACAAATAAAGGAGATGGAACCCTGACCAAGAACCCTGACCATGAACCTAAGCAATCATCCTCCTTAACAAGTCAAGAAGATGGAACAGAGGAAAATGGAACTGCAAAGCATTCTCATGGAAATTCTGATCCTGAGCATCAAGATTCGTCTTTCCTAACAAGTAGAGGAGACGCAATTTCCCAGAAAGATACCCAGCAAAGTTTGATACTGGACACCTGCAATGATGGAGATAAGTGCCAATGTTTGAATTCATGGTTCATGGGAGAAGGGGTTTCAATGTTAGCCCAGCTTGAAGGGCATAAGAAG GCTGTTACTGGGATTGCACTTCCATTAGGCTCAGACAAGCTTTACACTGGAAGTGGAGATGGAGTTGCTCGGGTTTGGGACTGCCATACTGGTCAGTTTGTTGATGGGCTCGATCTTGGTAGTGAAATTGGATGTTTAATTAGCGATGActcatggatatttgttggAATGAGGAACCTTGTCAAG GCCTGGAACATTCAGACTGCAACTGAATACAGTCTCGATGGACCAGTTGGGCAAGTTTATGCCTTGGAGACGACGGGTATAGATATGCTTTTTGCTGGCATGCAG GATGGGGGCATATTGGTATGGAAATACAATCCTGAAACCAACTCATTTCAACTCATTACAAACTTGAAAGGTCACACTTGTGATGTGATTTCACTAAAAGTGGGACGGCAGTCTCTGTATTCTGGGTCAAAGGACAATACAATACGA AAGTGGGACCTTGACACATTGCAGTGTGCTCAGACACTAACCGGCCATAGTGCAGCCGTAATGTCTCTTCTTTGCTGGGAAAATTGTTTATTGTCTTGTTCATTGGACCAAACAATTAag GCTTGGGCTTATACTAAAGATGGTTGCTTGGAAGTTATCCATACGCATAATGAAGAACAT CTTTACTGA
- the LOC100247208 gene encoding zinc finger CCCH domain-containing protein 48 isoform X1 translates to MLHIAMDVKRVQYRTPITGGGRGRGYGKKGAVCKYWLQGRCNRNPCKFVHGEVPKSINYMYQRTMHAHHQTSKQPSHGGRPNSKRSSVGTTNKGDGTLTKNPDHEPKQSSSLTSQEDGTEENGTAKHSHGNSDPEHQDSSFLTSRGDAISQKDTQQSLILDTCNDGDKCQCLNSWFMGEGVSMLAQLEGHKKAVTGIALPLGSDKLYTGSGDGVARVWDCHTGQFVDGLDLGSEIGCLISDDSWIFVGMRNLVKAWNIQTATEYSLDGPVGQVYALETTGIDMLFAGMQDGGILVWKYNPETNSFQLITNLKGHTCDVISLKVGRQSLYSGSKDNTIRKWDLDTLQCAQTLTGHSAAVMSLLCWENCLLSCSLDQTIKAWAYTKDGCLEVIHTHNEEHGVLALFGMHDADNKPILFCSCNDNSVHLYELPGFTERGKIFAKQGVRAIESGPGGLFFTGDGAGGVALWKWLHKQIAEADCTE, encoded by the exons ATGTTACATATAGCGATGGATGTCAAAAGGGTTCAATACAGAACTCCAATAACAGGAGGAGGACGAGGACGAGGATATGGGAAGAAAGGTGCTGTTTGCAAGTATTGGCTTCAAGGGAGGTGCAACAGAAACCCCTGTAAGTTTGTGCATGGGGAAGTGCCAAAGTCTATCAACTATATGTATCAACGGACTATGCATGCCcatcatcaaacatcaaagcaGCCGTCTCATGGAGGCAGGCCTAATTCTAAGAGGTCATCTGTCGGAACTACAAATAAAGGAGATGGAACCCTGACCAAGAACCCTGACCATGAACCTAAGCAATCATCCTCCTTAACAAGTCAAGAAGATGGAACAGAGGAAAATGGAACTGCAAAGCATTCTCATGGAAATTCTGATCCTGAGCATCAAGATTCGTCTTTCCTAACAAGTAGAGGAGACGCAATTTCCCAGAAAGATACCCAGCAAAGTTTGATACTGGACACCTGCAATGATGGAGATAAGTGCCAATGTTTGAATTCATGGTTCATGGGAGAAGGGGTTTCAATGTTAGCCCAGCTTGAAGGGCATAAGAAG GCTGTTACTGGGATTGCACTTCCATTAGGCTCAGACAAGCTTTACACTGGAAGTGGAGATGGAGTTGCTCGGGTTTGGGACTGCCATACTGGTCAGTTTGTTGATGGGCTCGATCTTGGTAGTGAAATTGGATGTTTAATTAGCGATGActcatggatatttgttggAATGAGGAACCTTGTCAAG GCCTGGAACATTCAGACTGCAACTGAATACAGTCTCGATGGACCAGTTGGGCAAGTTTATGCCTTGGAGACGACGGGTATAGATATGCTTTTTGCTGGCATGCAG GATGGGGGCATATTGGTATGGAAATACAATCCTGAAACCAACTCATTTCAACTCATTACAAACTTGAAAGGTCACACTTGTGATGTGATTTCACTAAAAGTGGGACGGCAGTCTCTGTATTCTGGGTCAAAGGACAATACAATACGA AAGTGGGACCTTGACACATTGCAGTGTGCTCAGACACTAACCGGCCATAGTGCAGCCGTAATGTCTCTTCTTTGCTGGGAAAATTGTTTATTGTCTTGTTCATTGGACCAAACAATTAag GCTTGGGCTTATACTAAAGATGGTTGCTTGGAAGTTATCCATACGCATAATGAAGAACAT GGTGTCCTTGCACTGTTTGGAATGCATGATGCAGACAATAAACCAATATTGTTTTGCTCTTGCAATGATAATTCTGTCCACTTATATGAATTACCAGG CTTTACTGAGAGGGGCAAGATATTTGCAAAACAAGGAGTTCGGGCGATTGAGTCAGGTCCGGGGGGTCTTTTCTTCACTGGTGATGGAGCTGGAGGGGTTGCTTTGTGGAAATGGCTTCACAAGCAGATTGCAGAGGCTGACTGCACAGAATAG